A genomic window from Vagococcus entomophilus includes:
- the rpoN gene encoding RNA polymerase factor sigma-54 — MRFEQTFQAKQLQKQEQKFVLTQQLQQSIQILQYNHEELYSFLETKSLENPLLDVVVSADYVGESFTPNYSSSEDKSNYINHFSQQEPSLFEHLISQIHLNYRETYLRSLILFLTEYIDVNGYLKISLEEAMEKTGATYLELLDALTLLQQLDPAGVGARNLQECLLLQIERDDTAPNLAYIILEEEFENFAQKKWAVISKKYEISLGGVQTIFDFVQTLTPFPGVIYGTPQYDTYIYPDILITISDQTILVQSTKKGAPSISFQQTYFDKMKQVEDQEVQKYMDEKKAEFDWIQKSLVQRGDTILRVAKEIVKRQGPFFLEESRPLFPLTLKQIASTLQLHESSVSRAVNGKYMQTPFGIFELRSFFQSGLVNQKTEEFVSSDTVKKKIQVLIQNENKAKPLSDQKLVDLLNAESIQVSRRTIAKYREALGIAGSTKRKRYDTKE; from the coding sequence ATGCGCTTTGAACAAACGTTTCAAGCTAAGCAGCTTCAAAAGCAAGAGCAAAAATTTGTACTTACTCAGCAACTACAGCAGTCTATTCAAATTCTCCAATATAATCATGAAGAGTTGTATTCTTTTTTAGAGACAAAATCTCTAGAAAATCCCTTATTAGATGTCGTGGTGAGTGCAGACTATGTTGGGGAAAGTTTTACTCCAAATTATTCCTCTTCGGAAGATAAAAGCAATTATATTAATCATTTTTCACAACAAGAGCCTTCATTATTTGAGCATCTTATCAGTCAAATTCACCTTAATTATAGAGAGACTTACTTGCGGTCTTTAATATTATTTTTGACAGAGTATATAGATGTAAACGGCTACTTAAAAATTTCTTTAGAAGAGGCGATGGAAAAGACAGGAGCAACCTATCTAGAATTACTGGATGCATTGACGCTTTTGCAACAATTAGATCCAGCAGGTGTAGGAGCGAGAAATTTACAAGAATGTTTATTGCTCCAGATTGAGCGTGATGATACTGCGCCGAATTTGGCGTATATCATACTTGAAGAAGAATTTGAAAACTTTGCACAAAAAAAATGGGCGGTTATTTCCAAAAAATACGAGATATCATTAGGCGGAGTTCAAACTATTTTTGACTTTGTTCAAACTCTAACGCCTTTTCCCGGAGTAATATACGGGACACCACAGTATGATACCTATATTTATCCAGATATTTTGATTACTATTTCAGATCAAACTATTTTGGTTCAATCTACCAAAAAAGGTGCCCCTTCTATTTCATTTCAACAGACATATTTTGATAAAATGAAGCAAGTAGAAGATCAAGAAGTGCAAAAGTATATGGACGAAAAAAAGGCGGAATTTGATTGGATTCAAAAAAGTTTAGTGCAAAGAGGGGATACCATTTTACGGGTAGCCAAAGAGATTGTTAAAAGACAAGGTCCCTTCTTTTTAGAAGAAAGCCGCCCTCTTTTTCCACTAACACTAAAGCAAATCGCTAGTACGCTACAGCTACATGAATCGAGTGTCAGTCGTGCTGTGAATGGAAAGTACATGCAAACGCCTTTTGGAATTTTTGAACTGCGTTCATTTTTTCAAAGTGGATTAGTCAATCAAAAAACAGAAGAATTTGTTTCTTCGGATACGGTTAAGAAAAAAATTCAAGTACTGATTCAAAATGAGAACAAAGCAAAACCACTGTCTGATCAAAAATTGGTTGACTTATTAAATGCTGAGTCAATCCAAGTTTCGCGTAGAACGATTGCAAAATACCGTGAAGCGTTGGGCATTGCGGGTTCTACAAAAAGAAAAAGGTACGATACTAAAGAATAA
- the fabI gene encoding enoyl-ACP reductase FabI — protein MNTLLKGKKIVLMGVVNKASIAWGCALALQNCGATIVYTYQNDRVKKQLDKLITEEDITVQCDVSSDAEIEQAFNEIHEKVGNIDGVVHSIAFARKEELEGELTEASREGYGIAQDVSAFSFIAVCREARKIMNEGGSISTMTYVGSSRAVNNYNVMGLAKASLESAVRYLAVDLAKQDIRVNAVSAGAIKTLASSGIKGFRNLLDEAIERTPSGKQVTTEEVGKAVAFLMSDLSTGLTGDVIYVDKGTHLS, from the coding sequence ATGAATACATTACTAAAAGGGAAAAAAATTGTGTTAATGGGCGTTGTAAATAAGGCAAGTATTGCTTGGGGCTGTGCACTTGCGTTACAAAACTGTGGGGCAACGATTGTCTATACCTATCAAAATGATCGTGTGAAAAAACAATTAGACAAATTAATCACTGAAGAAGACATTACGGTTCAGTGTGATGTATCAAGTGATGCAGAAATCGAACAAGCTTTTAATGAGATTCACGAAAAAGTTGGCAACATTGATGGGGTTGTTCACTCTATTGCATTTGCTAGAAAAGAAGAATTAGAAGGGGAACTAACAGAAGCTTCTCGTGAAGGATACGGGATTGCGCAAGATGTCAGTGCTTTTTCATTCATTGCAGTATGTCGTGAGGCACGTAAAATCATGAATGAAGGTGGGAGCATTAGTACTATGACCTACGTAGGTTCTTCCAGAGCTGTCAATAACTACAATGTTATGGGGCTAGCAAAAGCTTCTCTTGAATCTGCTGTTCGTTACTTAGCTGTAGACCTTGCCAAACAAGATATTCGTGTGAACGCAGTCTCAGCTGGTGCAATCAAAACGTTAGCCTCTTCAGGTATTAAAGGATTTAGAAATCTTTTGGATGAAGCGATTGAACGCACCCCTTCAGGAAAGCAAGTGACAACAGAGGAAGTTGGAAAAGCTGTTGCTTTCTTGATGAGTGATCTTTCAACAGGACTTACTGGTGATGTGATTTATGTAGACAAAGGAACGCATTTATCTTAA
- a CDS encoding sugar-binding transcriptional regulator: protein MQKELEMIRVLAPDVMMTLQSRFLILRNIYWMSPVGRRTLATKMNVTERVLRTETDFLKNLQLIETSKSGMTLTPKGKEVFDQLEEVMEELMGTQLKEKKLAEYFNVERCIVVAGDSDQESKVLENFGTELTKALLEVLPQGENIVAVMGGTTMASVAEHLSNLEKPNRHNIFVPARGGIGESVSIQSNSISAMMAMKSGGSYRALYVPEQVSSETYKSLLQEPSVQQVLDLIQEANCVIHSIGRALHMAARRGMTPEQLAMLKQRKAVAESFGYFFDENGEVVYKIPRIGLQLEDLKHIACIFAIAGGKSKAKAIHSYMKNAPTQTWLITDEGATDQILKGVTL from the coding sequence ATGCAGAAGGAACTAGAAATGATTCGCGTACTTGCGCCAGATGTCATGATGACATTACAAAGTAGATTCTTAATTTTAAGAAACATCTACTGGATGTCTCCTGTTGGAAGAAGAACGCTCGCAACTAAGATGAACGTTACAGAACGTGTTTTAAGGACTGAAACGGACTTTTTGAAAAACTTACAGTTGATTGAAACTTCTAAGAGCGGCATGACTTTGACACCAAAAGGAAAAGAAGTTTTTGACCAATTAGAAGAGGTAATGGAAGAATTGATGGGAACACAGCTAAAGGAAAAAAAATTAGCTGAGTATTTCAACGTTGAACGATGTATTGTCGTTGCAGGTGATAGTGACCAAGAAAGCAAAGTGCTAGAAAATTTTGGTACAGAGCTTACAAAAGCACTCCTTGAAGTATTGCCACAGGGAGAAAATATTGTGGCGGTCATGGGAGGAACGACAATGGCCTCGGTTGCCGAACATTTATCAAATCTTGAGAAACCGAATAGACACAATATCTTTGTGCCTGCTCGAGGCGGGATTGGTGAGTCGGTCAGCATTCAATCAAATTCTATCAGTGCCATGATGGCGATGAAGTCGGGTGGATCGTACAGGGCGTTATATGTACCAGAGCAGGTTAGCTCAGAAACATATAAGTCTTTACTACAAGAGCCATCTGTGCAACAGGTCCTTGACTTAATCCAAGAAGCCAACTGTGTGATTCACAGTATTGGACGAGCTTTACATATGGCTGCAAGAAGAGGGATGACGCCCGAACAGCTTGCAATGCTCAAACAACGAAAAGCCGTTGCCGAATCTTTCGGTTACTTTTTTGATGAAAACGGCGAAGTTGTCTACAAAATCCCAAGAATTGGGTTGCAGTTGGAAGATTTAAAGCATATCGCTTGCATTTTTGCGATTGCTGGTGGAAAATCTAAAGCGAAGGCAATTCATTCTTACATGAAAAATGCCCCAACTCAGACGTGGTTAATCACAGATGAAGGAGCAACAGACCAGATTTTAAAAGGGGTAACCCTTTAA
- the gap gene encoding type I glyceraldehyde-3-phosphate dehydrogenase produces MTVKVGINGFGRIGRLAFRRIQELEGIEVVAINDLTDAKMLAHLLKYDTTQGRFNGEVEVHDGFFKVNGKEVKVLANRNPEELPWGDLGVEIVLECTGFFTSKEGAEKHLKGGAKRVVISAPGGNDVPTVVYNTNHDILTGKETVISGASCTTNCLAPMAKTLNDKFGVVEGLMTTIHAYTGDQMTLDGPHPKGDFRRARAAAANITPNSTGAAKAIGLVIPELNGKLDGAAQRVPVPTGSLTELVTVLDKKVTVEEVNAAMKAAANESYGYTEDEIVSSDIVGITYGSLFDATQTKVMTVGDKQLVKTVSWYDNEMSYTSQLVRTLEYFAKLG; encoded by the coding sequence ATGACAGTTAAAGTAGGTATTAATGGATTTGGACGTATCGGACGCTTAGCTTTCCGTCGTATCCAAGAATTAGAAGGAATCGAAGTTGTTGCAATCAATGACTTAACAGATGCTAAAATGTTAGCACACTTATTAAAATATGATACAACTCAAGGACGTTTCAACGGTGAAGTTGAAGTTCATGATGGATTTTTCAAAGTTAACGGTAAAGAAGTTAAAGTTCTTGCTAACCGTAATCCAGAAGAATTACCATGGGGAGACCTTGGAGTAGAAATCGTTCTTGAATGTACTGGTTTCTTCACTTCTAAAGAAGGCGCTGAAAAACATCTTAAAGGTGGAGCTAAACGTGTTGTTATCTCTGCACCAGGCGGAAACGACGTACCAACAGTTGTTTACAACACTAACCATGATATCTTAACAGGTAAAGAAACAGTTATCTCAGGTGCTTCATGTACTACTAACTGTTTAGCACCTATGGCTAAAACTTTAAATGACAAATTTGGTGTTGTTGAAGGATTAATGACAACTATCCATGCTTACACTGGAGACCAAATGACTTTAGATGGACCTCATCCTAAAGGTGACTTCCGTCGTGCACGCGCTGCTGCTGCAAACATTACTCCTAACTCAACTGGTGCTGCTAAAGCAATCGGTTTAGTAATTCCTGAATTAAACGGAAAATTAGACGGAGCTGCTCAACGTGTTCCTGTTCCAACTGGATCATTAACTGAATTAGTTACTGTTCTTGACAAAAAAGTTACTGTTGAAGAAGTTAACGCTGCTATGAAAGCTGCTGCTAACGAATCTTACGGATATACTGAAGACGAAATCGTTTCTTCTGATATCGTAGGAATTACTTACGGATCATTATTTGATGCTACTCAAACTAAAGTAATGACTGTTGGTGACAAACAATTAGTTAAAACTGTATCTTGGTATGACAATGAAATGTCTTACACTTCACAATTAGTTCGTACTTTAGAATACTTTGCTAAATTAGGTTAA
- a CDS encoding phosphoglycerate kinase, producing the protein MAKLTVKDLELKGKKVLVRVDFNVPLKDGVITNDNRITAALPTIKYITENGGKAVLFSHLGRVKEEADKADKSLAPVAADLSKKLGKEVTFVPGVTRGPKLEEAINGLNDGDVLLVENTRFEDVDGKKESKNDSELGKYWASLGDDIFVNDAFGTAHRAHASNVGISSNVSKAAAGFLMENEIKFIKEAVEKPVRPFVAILGGSKVSDKIGVIENLLEKADKVIVGGGMTYTFYAAKGIEIGDSLVELDKVDLAKSLIEKAGDKLVLPVDSIEANAFAGYSEVKATDGEAVDKGFLGLDIGPKSIELFESVIDGAKTVVWNGPMGVFENEDFAKGTIAVMDAIAAQDGATSIIGGGDSAAAAINLGRADKFSWISTGGGASLELLEGKELPGLAALTDK; encoded by the coding sequence ATGGCAAAATTAACTGTAAAAGACCTTGAATTAAAAGGGAAAAAAGTTTTAGTTCGTGTAGATTTTAATGTTCCACTTAAAGATGGCGTGATTACAAATGATAATCGTATCACTGCTGCTTTGCCAACAATTAAATACATCACTGAAAATGGTGGAAAAGCTGTTCTTTTCTCTCATTTAGGCCGTGTAAAAGAAGAAGCGGACAAAGCGGATAAATCTTTAGCACCAGTGGCTGCTGACTTATCTAAAAAATTAGGTAAAGAAGTCACTTTTGTTCCGGGTGTAACTCGTGGACCTAAACTAGAAGAAGCAATCAATGGATTAAATGACGGAGATGTTTTATTAGTTGAAAACACGCGTTTTGAAGACGTTGATGGCAAAAAAGAATCCAAAAATGATTCTGAATTAGGAAAATATTGGGCATCTTTAGGCGATGACATTTTTGTCAATGACGCTTTTGGTACTGCTCACCGCGCACATGCTTCAAACGTTGGGATTTCTTCAAACGTTTCAAAAGCAGCTGCTGGTTTCTTAATGGAAAACGAAATCAAATTTATCAAAGAAGCTGTTGAAAAACCAGTTCGTCCATTTGTTGCGATTCTTGGTGGATCAAAAGTATCAGATAAAATTGGTGTGATTGAAAACTTATTAGAAAAAGCTGACAAAGTAATTGTTGGTGGTGGAATGACTTATACGTTCTACGCTGCTAAAGGAATTGAAATTGGGGATTCTTTAGTTGAATTAGACAAAGTTGATTTGGCTAAATCATTAATTGAAAAAGCTGGAGATAAATTAGTATTGCCAGTTGATTCAATCGAAGCAAATGCTTTTGCTGGCTATTCAGAAGTAAAAGCAACAGATGGCGAAGCAGTGGATAAAGGTTTCCTTGGTCTTGACATTGGACCTAAGTCTATTGAATTATTCGAATCAGTAATCGATGGAGCCAAAACAGTTGTTTGGAACGGACCAATGGGTGTGTTTGAAAACGAAGATTTTGCTAAAGGTACAATCGCTGTAATGGATGCTATTGCAGCTCAAGATGGGGCAACTTCAATTATCGGTGGAGGAGATTCAGCAGCTGCTGCAATCAACTTAGGCCGTGCAGACAAATTCTCTTGGATTTCTACTGGTGGCGGTGCGTCCCTAGAACTTCTTGAAGGAAAAGAATTACCAGGTCTTGCAGCTTTAACAGATAAATAA
- the tpiA gene encoding triose-phosphate isomerase yields the protein MARKPIIAGNWKMNKTAKEAKEFAEAVKNNIPSNSKVDSVVGSPALFLQELVESANGTELKISAQNCYFENAGAFTGETSPAALNDLGVDYVIIGHSERREYFHETDEDINKKAKAIFANNMTPIFCCGETLETYEAGKTAEWIESQITNGLVGLSNEQVASMVIAYEPIWAIGTGKSADANIADDICGVVRKTVEKLYGKEVSESVRIQYGGSVKPENIAEYMAKENVDGALVGGASLQPDSFLALLEAVK from the coding sequence ATGGCACGTAAACCAATTATCGCAGGTAACTGGAAAATGAACAAAACTGCTAAGGAAGCAAAAGAATTTGCTGAAGCAGTAAAAAATAACATCCCAAGCAATTCAAAAGTAGATTCTGTTGTTGGATCTCCTGCTTTGTTCTTACAAGAATTAGTAGAATCAGCAAATGGAACAGAACTTAAAATCTCTGCTCAAAATTGCTACTTTGAAAATGCGGGTGCTTTCACTGGTGAAACTTCACCAGCAGCTTTAAATGATTTAGGTGTGGACTATGTGATCATTGGTCACTCTGAACGTCGTGAATATTTCCATGAAACAGATGAAGACATCAATAAAAAAGCAAAAGCAATTTTTGCGAACAACATGACACCAATTTTCTGTTGTGGTGAAACCTTAGAAACTTATGAAGCTGGAAAAACAGCTGAATGGATTGAAAGCCAAATTACAAATGGTTTAGTTGGATTGAGCAATGAGCAAGTAGCTTCAATGGTTATTGCTTATGAACCAATCTGGGCTATCGGAACTGGTAAATCAGCAGATGCAAACATTGCAGATGATATTTGTGGAGTTGTGCGTAAAACTGTTGAAAAATTATACGGAAAAGAAGTATCTGAAAGCGTTCGTATCCAATACGGTGGTTCTGTGAAACCTGAGAACATCGCTGAATACATGGCAAAAGAAAATGTTGATGGTGCATTAGTAGGTGGCGCAAGCTTACAACCTGATTCATTCTTAGCTTTATTGGAGGCTGTAAAATAA
- the gpmI gene encoding 2,3-bisphosphoglycerate-independent phosphoglycerate mutase, which yields MSKSPVAIIILDGFGLRDETVGNAVAQANKPNFDRYWNEFPTSSLKAAGLDVGLPEGQMGNSEVGHTNIGAGRIVYQSLTRIDKAIADGEFQKNESLAKAMDYAIKNNSALHLFGLLSDGGVHSHQNHLYALLETAKAKGVKQTFVHVFLDGRDVAPTSAKGYMEDLLAKMEELNYGEVASVSGRFYAMDRDKRWERVSKAYNVLVNGEGNHATSPIEAIEASYADGVNDEFFIPTVIEKDGKPVGTVKDNDAVIFFNFRPDRAIQLSNAFTDEQWEHFERNQHPKNVKFVTMTLYNPSIVADVAFPPIEMKNVIGEVLSDKGLSQLRIAETEKYPHVTFFMNGGRNEEFPGESRILINSPKVETYDLQPEMSAYEVTDALVADIEADKHDAIILNFANPDMVGHSGMLEPTIKAIEAVDENLGRVVDAILAKDGHAIIFADHGNSETMSTPEGKPHTAHTTVPVPVIVTKKGVTLRTDGRLADVAPTMLDLLGVEKPVEMTGESLIKK from the coding sequence ATGAGCAAATCTCCAGTAGCAATCATTATCCTAGATGGTTTTGGACTAAGAGATGAAACTGTAGGAAATGCAGTAGCCCAAGCAAATAAACCAAATTTTGACCGTTATTGGAATGAATTTCCAACAAGCTCTTTAAAGGCAGCGGGACTTGATGTTGGTTTACCTGAGGGACAAATGGGTAACTCTGAAGTAGGCCATACAAATATCGGTGCAGGACGCATCGTATATCAAAGCTTAACAAGAATTGATAAAGCCATCGCTGACGGTGAATTCCAAAAAAATGAGTCGCTTGCAAAAGCAATGGATTATGCGATTAAAAATAATTCAGCCTTGCATTTATTTGGTCTTTTATCTGATGGTGGAGTGCATAGTCACCAAAATCATTTATATGCTTTGCTTGAAACTGCTAAAGCAAAAGGTGTGAAACAAACTTTTGTTCATGTCTTCTTAGATGGACGTGATGTTGCACCAACTTCTGCAAAAGGTTACATGGAAGATTTACTTGCAAAAATGGAAGAGCTAAACTACGGTGAAGTTGCTTCTGTTTCTGGTAGATTCTATGCGATGGACCGTGATAAACGTTGGGAACGTGTATCAAAAGCATACAACGTGCTTGTAAATGGTGAAGGAAATCATGCCACAAGTCCGATTGAAGCAATTGAGGCTTCTTATGCGGATGGTGTCAATGATGAATTCTTTATCCCAACAGTTATCGAAAAAGACGGCAAACCGGTTGGAACGGTTAAAGACAATGATGCAGTTATCTTCTTTAATTTCAGACCAGACCGTGCGATTCAATTGTCAAATGCTTTTACAGATGAACAGTGGGAACACTTTGAACGAAATCAACATCCTAAAAATGTGAAATTCGTTACGATGACTTTATATAACCCAAGTATTGTTGCTGATGTTGCTTTCCCACCAATTGAAATGAAAAACGTGATTGGAGAGGTTCTTTCTGATAAAGGTCTTTCTCAATTACGCATTGCGGAAACTGAGAAATATCCGCATGTAACGTTCTTTATGAATGGTGGTCGCAATGAGGAATTTCCAGGTGAAAGTCGGATCTTAATCAACTCACCTAAAGTTGAAACGTATGACTTACAACCAGAAATGAGTGCATATGAAGTGACGGATGCTTTGGTAGCAGATATCGAAGCAGACAAGCATGATGCGATTATTTTAAATTTTGCAAATCCTGATATGGTAGGTCACTCTGGTATGCTTGAGCCTACTATTAAAGCGATTGAAGCTGTGGATGAAAACCTTGGTCGAGTAGTTGATGCTATTCTTGCAAAAGATGGCCATGCCATTATCTTTGCTGACCATGGGAACTCTGAAACAATGTCTACTCCAGAAGGAAAACCACATACAGCGCATACTACTGTTCCGGTTCCTGTTATCGTAACAAAAAAAGGTGTGACTTTACGTACAGACGGTCGTTTAGCGGACGTTGCACCTACAATGTTAGACTTACTTGGAGTAGAAAAACCAGTCGAAATGACAGGTGAATCATTAATTAAAAAGTAA
- the eno gene encoding phosphopyruvate hydratase — MSIITDIYAREVLDSRGNPTIEVEVYTESGAFGRGMVPSGASTGEYEAVELRDGDKSRYGGKGVTKAVDNVNNVIAEAIIGYDVTEQQAIDKAMIALDGTPNKGKLGANAILGVSIAVARAAADYLEVPLYHYLGGFNTKVLPTPMMNIINGGSHADNSIDFQEFMIMPVGAPTFKEALRMGAEVFHALASILKAKGLATSVGDEGGFAPNLGSNEEGFEVIIEAIEKAGYKPGKDVVLAMDAASSEFYDKDKGVYVLADSGEGEKTTEEMIQLYKELCAKYPIISIEDGLDENDWDGFKKLTDELGDKVQLVGDDLFVTNTQKLAEGIEKGIANSILIKVNQIGTLTETFEAIEMAKEAGYTAVVSHRSGETEDSTISDIAVATNAGQIKTGSLSRTDRIAKYNQLLRIEDQLGEVAQYKGLKSFYNLKNK, encoded by the coding sequence ATGTCAATTATTACTGATATTTACGCTCGCGAAGTCCTTGACTCACGTGGTAACCCAACAATCGAAGTGGAAGTTTACACAGAAAGCGGTGCTTTTGGTCGCGGAATGGTTCCTTCTGGTGCTTCAACTGGTGAATATGAAGCCGTTGAATTACGTGATGGAGACAAATCTCGTTATGGTGGAAAAGGCGTAACTAAAGCAGTTGATAACGTAAACAACGTGATTGCTGAAGCAATCATTGGTTACGATGTAACAGAACAACAAGCAATTGATAAAGCGATGATTGCTTTAGATGGTACTCCAAATAAAGGTAAATTAGGCGCAAATGCGATCTTAGGTGTTTCTATTGCCGTAGCACGTGCTGCAGCTGATTACTTAGAAGTTCCTTTATATCATTACTTAGGTGGATTCAATACTAAAGTATTACCAACTCCAATGATGAACATCATCAATGGTGGTTCACATGCTGATAACAGTATTGACTTCCAAGAATTCATGATCATGCCTGTAGGAGCTCCTACATTTAAAGAAGCTTTACGTATGGGTGCTGAAGTATTCCACGCACTAGCTTCAATTTTAAAAGCAAAAGGTTTAGCAACTTCTGTTGGTGACGAAGGTGGTTTCGCTCCAAACTTAGGTTCTAACGAAGAAGGATTTGAAGTAATTATCGAAGCAATTGAAAAAGCTGGCTACAAACCTGGTAAAGACGTTGTTCTTGCTATGGATGCTGCTTCTTCAGAATTCTACGATAAAGATAAAGGTGTTTACGTTTTAGCTGATTCAGGCGAAGGCGAAAAAACAACTGAAGAAATGATCCAACTTTATAAAGAATTATGTGCTAAATACCCAATCATCTCTATTGAAGATGGTTTAGATGAAAACGATTGGGACGGATTCAAAAAACTTACTGATGAATTAGGCGATAAAGTTCAATTAGTAGGGGACGATTTATTCGTAACAAACACTCAAAAATTAGCTGAAGGTATCGAAAAAGGAATTGCTAATTCAATCCTTATTAAAGTTAACCAAATTGGTACTTTAACAGAAACTTTTGAAGCTATCGAAATGGCTAAAGAAGCTGGCTATACAGCAGTAGTATCTCACCGTTCTGGTGAAACAGAAGATTCAACAATCTCTGATATCGCTGTTGCAACAAATGCTGGACAAATCAAAACAGGTTCTCTAAGCCGTACTGACCGTATTGCAAAATACAATCAATTATTAAGAATTGAAGACCAACTTGGTGAAGTTGCTCAGTACAAAGGTTTGAAATCTTTCTACAACTTAAAAAATAAATAA
- a CDS encoding aminopeptidase: MENTIFLKNLQKYAELITSVGVNVKEHHTVVLQISVEQVELARLIVKEAYKLGAKEVIVKWTDEVIQREFLANAEDSVLNEIPAYRIDETDSWVEKGASRISVVSSNPDAFSGIDAQRIATYQNSAGKAMVSLRKATQANKVSWTVVAAASAGWSEKVFPNLNSTEEQVAALWDQIFKTTRIYETDPVSAWQKHDQTLATKAEELNKEQFDALHYTAPGTDLTIGLPKNHLWEGAGSYNSRKEKFMANMPTEEVFTAPDAKRIDGIVSSTKPLSYAGTTITGMNFTFKDGKVVSASAEQGEETLKKLLDTDEGAKSLGEVALVPDPSPISQSGITFYNTLFDENASNHLALGSAYAFSVQGGTEMSEEELVAAGLNRSQTHVDFMIGSDKMNVDGIRADGSVVPIFRNGDWA, from the coding sequence ATGGAAAATACAATTTTTTTAAAAAATCTTCAAAAATACGCAGAACTCATCACTTCTGTTGGCGTAAACGTAAAAGAACATCACACTGTTGTTCTTCAAATTAGTGTAGAACAAGTAGAACTTGCACGCTTAATCGTTAAAGAAGCATACAAATTAGGCGCAAAAGAAGTGATTGTCAAATGGACCGACGAAGTCATTCAACGTGAATTTTTGGCAAATGCTGAAGACTCTGTTTTGAATGAAATACCCGCTTACCGAATAGATGAGACAGATTCCTGGGTGGAAAAAGGTGCAAGTAGAATTAGCGTCGTTTCAAGTAATCCTGATGCATTTTCAGGCATCGATGCTCAGCGCATTGCCACCTACCAAAATTCTGCTGGTAAGGCCATGGTATCCCTAAGAAAAGCCACTCAAGCCAACAAAGTTAGTTGGACGGTCGTAGCTGCGGCAAGTGCTGGTTGGTCAGAAAAAGTTTTTCCAAACTTAAACTCTACCGAAGAACAAGTAGCGGCATTATGGGATCAAATATTTAAAACAACTCGAATCTATGAGACAGATCCTGTAAGTGCATGGCAAAAACATGACCAAACACTTGCAACAAAAGCAGAAGAACTCAACAAAGAACAATTTGATGCGCTACATTATACAGCACCTGGTACTGATTTAACGATTGGACTTCCAAAAAATCATTTATGGGAAGGTGCTGGAAGCTACAACAGCAGAAAAGAAAAATTCATGGCAAATATGCCAACAGAAGAAGTTTTTACTGCCCCAGATGCAAAAAGAATTGATGGAATTGTGAGCAGTACCAAGCCGCTAAGCTACGCTGGTACGACAATCACAGGCATGAACTTCACTTTCAAAGACGGAAAAGTCGTATCTGCAAGTGCTGAGCAAGGTGAAGAAACACTAAAAAAATTATTGGATACAGATGAGGGAGCAAAAAGCCTTGGAGAAGTGGCTTTAGTACCAGATCCTTCCCCAATCTCGCAATCCGGAATTACTTTTTATAATACGCTATTTGACGAAAATGCTTCGAATCACCTTGCACTTGGATCTGCTTATGCCTTTAGTGTACAAGGTGGAACGGAAATGTCTGAAGAAGAATTAGTAGCTGCTGGCTTAAATAGAAGCCAAACACATGTCGACTTTATGATTGGTTCTGATAAAATGAATGTAGATGGTATCCGAGCTGATGGTAGCGTTGTGCCAATTTTTAGAAACGGTGACTGGGCTTAG
- a CDS encoding TetR/AcrR family transcriptional regulator, protein MARRKTITREQILNAAFQVVATEGFAHFTARNIASKMNCSTQPIYLEFKNMEDLKLALFKKIGDYLENEVFSIPQIGDPLIDMALNYIELAQNQKVLYRAIYMENHNEKDYLNKFSYELFEKNLEASGRFNQLTNQKKHELFTGIWIVATGLASLMSGGILTPERKEIVLLIEKAIDNILKDNNEMLETLLFEKEE, encoded by the coding sequence ATGGCTAGGAGAAAAACAATTACGAGAGAACAAATTTTGAATGCAGCTTTTCAAGTTGTTGCAACAGAAGGTTTTGCTCATTTTACGGCAAGAAATATCGCAAGTAAAATGAATTGTTCCACGCAACCCATTTATCTTGAATTTAAAAATATGGAAGATCTAAAATTAGCCTTGTTTAAAAAAATTGGTGATTACCTTGAGAATGAAGTCTTTTCTATTCCACAAATTGGGGATCCTTTAATAGATATGGCACTAAATTATATTGAGCTGGCGCAAAACCAGAAAGTACTTTACCGAGCGATTTATATGGAAAATCATAATGAGAAAGATTACTTAAATAAGTTTAGCTATGAATTATTTGAGAAGAATCTTGAGGCTTCAGGACGGTTTAATCAACTGACGAATCAAAAAAAGCATGAGCTATTTACTGGAATATGGATTGTAGCAACAGGATTGGCTTCATTGATGTCAGGCGGCATTCTTACGCCAGAAAGAAAAGAAATTGTTTTGTTGATAGAAAAAGCGATTGATAATATACTAAAAGATAATAATGAGATGTTAGAAACCCTACTATTTGAAAAAGAAGAGTAA